Proteins co-encoded in one Arachis hypogaea cultivar Tifrunner chromosome 11, arahy.Tifrunner.gnm2.J5K5, whole genome shotgun sequence genomic window:
- the LOC140176144 gene encoding uncharacterized protein, whose amino-acid sequence MKIKHQFTSVGHPQTNGQAEAANKVILAGLKKRLQDAKETWAEELSQVLWAYRTTSQSATGETPFRLAYGIEAIIPVEVNEQSLRVRFYNKVGNLQAHKEELELLPEIREQVQIREEALKQRMTNRYNKKIF is encoded by the coding sequence atgaagatcaagcatcaattcACATCGGTTGGGcacccacaaacaaatgggcaagctgaggcagccaacaaagttataCTGGCTGGATtaaagaaaagattacaagatgcaaaggaaaCTTGGGCTGAAGAACTCTCTCAAGtattatgggcatatcggactacATCTCAGTCTGCTacgggagaaacacccttccgacttgcttatggtATAGAAGCCATAATACCAGTTGAAGTTAACGAGCAAAGTCTAAGGGTGAGGTTCTACAACAAGGTAGGCAATCTTCAAGCACACAAAGAAGAACTTGAACTACTCCCTGAAATCCGAGAACAAGTCCAGATAAGGGAAGAAGCactgaagcaaaggatgaccaACAGATACAACAAAAAAATCTTTTGA